TCCACAACATGTTGATCATTCCATGGTCCAGCTACCTGATACTTTCCACCACCGTTCCACCTTGCAATATACTCAGTTGCTTGTTGCTCATTCTTCTTTAACAATTTGGTTGCAGTAGGTGTGAGAGGACCTTGGCATTTCCTTTGCTCTTTAACCACATTGCAGATCCTCTTCATTAGATATTCTCTTATAAATTCCAAGCATGTAATGATTGGCTTATCCCTTCCTTTCTCCAACTTACCATTCAGGACTCCACACATGTTATTTATAAGCACATGTGAGATGGCCCTATCTACATAATCCACAATTAAAATCATTGGCCAATAAAAAATAGTTGCATATCAAGTAATAAGATCAATTTTAGTTACCTGTAAAATGGCTTCTTGCCCAATGCATTGGTGGTATTTGATTCAACCAATCATGTGCAGCCCTGTCATACTCAGCTAACTCCCTCATTGTAgattgaaattcttgaattgtggttgttgttgcacaCCTCCAAATAAACTCCTTGAACTCCCTAGCTCTCCATTGTTTCCTCATGTTTTCATGGATGTGTCTTAAACAATACCTATGCTCTGTATTTGGAAATAATTGTTCTATAGCAGGTATCACACCCTAAAAAGTAAATATAATATTGAATCAATACATGTTAATTATAATATTGTAAAGGCATTATGCATAAATAAAGAAAGGCATCATGCATAAATAAAGAATTACCTTTTgcctatcactgataaatgtgaaGTTAGAATTAGACCCTATCTCGAAATCATCCCCTAGACATTCCAAGAACCATTTCCAACTTCCAGTATTTTCAGATTCTACTATGGCATATGCAAGTGGATATATACCATTGTTGGAGTCTAAGCTTACAGCTGTCAATATTTGCCAATGAAATGGCCTTTCATAAAGGCACCATCAAGACCAAGAAGGTCCCTCATACCAGCTTTAAACCCCAACTTCAGTGGCCCTAAACATATGTAAATTCTCTTAAAATGCCTAGTGGCCAAGTTCGGGTTAGGCTCACTTACAACATCTATCTTCACTGTGGTGTTTGGATTGGTGGACTGTAATTCGAGTGCATAATCTCTAAGCAAGTCATACTGCTTTGAGTAGTCCCCAACAACATTCTTTGTAGCCCTTACCTTAGCCCTAAACATCTTATGCTTTGAAATCCCCACTGAGTATGTCTGTTGAAAGTCTTCTTGTAAGGATCGAATTGGAACCGTGGGGTTTAATTGAACTTGTCTAGTAATATGTTTTGCAAGAAAAGTGGCTGTGCAAGCTCGAATTTTCCTTGATTGAAGGCAAGTGTGCTTCAGACTGTACGTTTTCACATACCAATTCCCATCCTTCGAAGACCTAGATGCATATAAgtgccaagtacaagtggtaGCTTTTGAATTTACTGCTTTGCCCTTGCCTTTATTTACTTTATCTGTCCCACCTAACACATGGGACCCACTTGCACCACTTGTCCCATCATCCACATGTGGCCCACTGACATTGGTACCAAGCACAACTCCTTTGCAATATGCCCTTAGTCTTGTTGCATCATTCTTTTTAAAAGCAAGATTCCTCCTTGTTTCAAGTGCATGCTCATCCACTTTATTCTTAAGATCTTTCTTTGACTTCCACATCTGTCCCACATAAAAACTAGATTTATGCACCTCACCATGTGAACATACTTTCTCCTTACCCAATCGTTTTAATAGAACCCTCCTGTTCTTTTCAGTATCAGAGTCTTCTCCTAATGACTCCCATCCATCACAATCAATTACTTCAAGGTCTTCTTCTTCATCTGTTTCTTGTTCGTCTTCTACATCATTGTTAAACCCAAACCCTGAATACTCCACACCTTCATCAATGTTCATTCTAAAGTCACTCATGTCAACATCAATGTCATCAATTTCATTGTCTATGTCTACTATAACATCACTATCAGAAtcactatcatcatcatcaccataatCATCTTCACCCTTTTCTGAATTGAACTCGTCTGATTGACCATCAAATAAACCCCCATTATCTTGATCAAAGTCTTGATATTCACTACCAAGGTGGATTGTTGTAGGGTCTGTTCTGTTGTTGTTTTCACTATCATGCAACCCTTCAAATGGATCAAAGTCTACATTCAACATTTCAGATAAACTAATTGGTACATGCACAGTTGCTGCATCAAGCTCATGTTCTTGTTATACTTCCTTGTCTTGATTATCCCTGATTTCACTTGATGGTGCTTCCTTGTCTTGATTATCCCTGATTTCACTTAATGGTGCTTCCTTTCCTTGATTATCCTTGATTTCACTTCATGGTGCTTCCTTGTCTTGATTATCCCTGATTTGACTTGATGGTGCTTCCTTGTCTTGATTATCCCCTGTTTCAGTTTCCATACATAACCTCTTAGAACATGAACTAGTACCCTCTCTTGGCTTCCAATTTCTTGTTCTCCTCATTTCTGGCAAAAGTGATTTTGATTCACCTCCATAAACCACAAGTGGTAATGATGAACTACAACTTTCATGTTGGGGATCatgaactaatttttgttttctttgttttggTTCAATTGCCACTTCATTTAGTTCTTCAATGACAACACCATTTCTCTTATTTGGTGACATGAAGTATGTAACCAAGTTGGTTGTGCCATGCTCAGTATACACCTGGATCACCTTGTTAGCTCCAGTATATTTAGCTAGGTTACACACATCTTGATCATTACCTAGAGctctaaggccaaaaatcaagtCTTCATTGGGAATCCTGAAGTGATAATATATTACTGGGGGAACCACGTATCCTAGTTCTAGCATCATAGCGTCGAGTTTATGCACTGAAAACTCATCTATATCAACTAAATCAATATATGTAAGTTTCCCCTTAACATATCTTACATTTGGAAAAGGTGTGAACTTCCCACCATGGCGAAATTCAATCGTGAACAAATGGGGATGATCGACTATCCCAAACAACAAAAAATACAAAATGTAGTTAGCATATTGTGTgaaatttcaaaaaaattaagTTTAAAAAGCTATGATAACACTCACCATACAATTCTAGTGCATCAAACTCCATCGTCGAAGGACGTATAGTCCACAGTGAATGCACCATTTTTTCCTTCTATCTACTGGACTGCAGTTCAGCTAAAGAAAAGAATCGCGGTGGAAATCATTGACTTAGGGTTCGAACGTCAATGGAAATTAAACTAGGAAGAAGCTGGAGTGTCTGATGTTCTGGGGCATCGTTAAATGCGCGGTAATAGATGAGCATTCCCCCCATAAATGAAAGGACAAAAATACCCTAGCGTGCATGGCACGTGGGGAAGAAAACGGAATGCCTCTAACGGCAATTAGAGGCAGGGACCAAATCCACAGCTCAAACATCATATAAGGACGTTTTTTGCtagcaaactttttttttttggaccTTATCCACAGAAATCGGCAAACCActgggaccatttttgcaattttgtcgaaTA
The genomic region above belongs to Lactuca sativa cultivar Salinas chromosome 4, Lsat_Salinas_v11, whole genome shotgun sequence and contains:
- the LOC128133411 gene encoding uncharacterized protein LOC128133411 codes for the protein MLNVDFDPFEGLHDSENNNRTDPTTIHLGSEYQDFDQDNGGLFDGQSDEFNSEKGEDDYGDDDDSDSDSDVIVDIDNEIDDIDVDMSDFRMNIDEGVEYSGFGFNNDVEDEQETDEEEDLEVIDCDGWESLGEDSDTEKNRRVLLKRLGKEKVCSHGEVHKSSFYVGQMWKSKKDLKNKVDEHALETRRNLAFKKNDATRLRAYCKGVVLGTNVSGPHVDDGTSGASGSHVLGGTDKVNKGKGKAVNSKATTCTWHLYASRSSKDGNWYVKTYSLKHTCLQSRKIRACTATFLAKHITRQVQLNPTVPIRSLQEDFQQTYSVGISKHKMFRAKVRATKNVVGDYSKQYDLLRDYALELQSTNPNTTVKIDVVSEPNPNLATRHFKRIYICLGPLKLGFKAAVSLDSNNGIYPLAYAIVESENTGSWKWFLECLGDDFEIGSNSNFTFISDRQKGVIPAIEQLFPNTEHRYCLRHIHENMRKQWRAREFKEFIWRCATTTTIQEFQSTMRELAEYDRAAHDWLNQIPPMHWARSHFTDRAISHVLINNMCGVLNGKLEKGRDKPIITCLEFIREYLMKRICNVVKEQRKCQGPLTPTATKLLKKNEQQATEYIARWNGGGKYQVAGPWNDQHVVDINQMTCTCRKWELTVIPCMHAIATWSEMTDNGEMVGELYTWVHKVYLLDTWKVVYDFKVEPIKGRAMWPKSDCPTRIIPPPYHKMPGRPKKKRRQSMEERMSQKEKSSQIESVITSQSQTQGSKEVEKLSRKFGSVTCGKCKQKGHNKRTCKGQGAGQQEGGGANEGHGQE